One window of Bacteroidales bacterium genomic DNA carries:
- a CDS encoding MATE family efflux transporter, which translates to MKDLTKGNEAKLIFQFALPMLLGNVFQQLYQVVNSIIVGKYLGEKALAAVGASTPIIFTLISLTIGIGMGTSVVVSQYFGAKDYEKVRRSSDTINIFLFFAGIALTIIGILCSGWLFKLLQLPSELMHDAKLYLNINLSGLVIMFCFNATISILRGIGDSKTPLYFMIVAIFINILLDLLFILVFKWGIVGAALSTLISQAAAYGAILFYLNRNHHIIRIDLKNIHFDKKIFWQSVKIGLPTGVQQTLLGLGAMAINSIVNTYGTIVIAGYTAASRLDMLAALPAMNFSAALSGFVGQNLGANKVSRIKKGLRATFIMSATFCTIITIVMVVWGNNLMLLFTNNPEVAKAGHRYLIIVSLFYVFFSTMQTYNGVLRGAGATLVPMFISLFTLWIVRVPLAYSLSQYTSLGVDGIWWAIPMTWCFGTLGSYIYYKMGNWKKKGVVEPAIAMDTAD; encoded by the coding sequence ATGAAAGATTTAACAAAAGGGAACGAGGCCAAGCTAATATTCCAATTTGCACTACCAATGTTACTAGGCAATGTTTTCCAGCAACTTTACCAGGTTGTTAATAGCATAATTGTTGGAAAATATCTTGGAGAAAAAGCATTAGCGGCGGTTGGAGCATCAACACCTATAATTTTCACCCTTATTTCGCTTACCATTGGAATTGGAATGGGAACCTCAGTTGTAGTATCACAATATTTCGGTGCAAAAGATTATGAAAAAGTTCGACGTTCATCTGATACTATCAATATATTTCTCTTTTTTGCAGGAATAGCACTTACTATCATAGGCATTTTATGCAGCGGATGGTTATTTAAACTGTTGCAATTGCCCTCCGAACTAATGCACGATGCTAAACTATATCTAAACATCAATCTATCAGGCTTAGTAATAATGTTTTGTTTTAACGCAACAATATCAATTCTCCGTGGAATTGGCGATTCCAAAACACCACTTTACTTCATGATCGTCGCTATTTTTATTAATATTCTTCTCGATTTACTTTTCATCCTTGTTTTCAAATGGGGAATTGTTGGAGCAGCATTATCTACATTAATATCACAGGCAGCTGCTTATGGAGCTATACTATTTTACCTAAACCGAAATCATCATATTATTCGTATTGACCTTAAGAACATTCATTTTGATAAGAAGATATTCTGGCAAAGCGTTAAAATTGGTCTCCCGACAGGAGTTCAACAAACATTACTTGGACTAGGCGCAATGGCAATAAATAGTATTGTTAATACATACGGTACCATTGTTATTGCTGGATATACAGCAGCAAGTAGGCTCGATATGCTAGCAGCCCTCCCCGCCATGAATTTTTCTGCAGCTCTTTCAGGTTTTGTTGGTCAAAATTTGGGTGCAAATAAGGTGTCAAGAATAAAAAAAGGACTACGTGCCACATTCATAATGTCAGCTACATTTTGTACTATTATAACTATTGTAATGGTTGTATGGGGTAATAATCTGATGTTGCTATTCACAAACAATCCAGAGGTTGCAAAAGCGGGTCATAGATACCTGATTATTGTGAGTCTTTTTTACGTCTTCTTTTCCACCATGCAAACCTATAACGGAGTGTTAAGGGGTGCTGGAGCAACCCTAGTTCCTATGTTTATCTCCCTTTTCACACTTTGGATAGTCCGAGTTCCACTAGCTTACTCTCTAAGTCAATATACCAGCCTTGGAGTTGATGGTATTTGGTGGGCAATTCCAATGACTTGGTGCTTTGGAACACTCGGTTCATACATATACTATAAAATGGGAAACTGGAAAAAGAAAGGAGTTGTTGAACCAGCTATTGCTATGGATACTGCTGACTAA
- a CDS encoding tryptophanase, which translates to MELPFAESYKIKMVEPIYRSIREEREQWIKEAKYNLFNLKSNQVFIDLLTDSGTGAMSDRQWSAMMLGDESYAGASSYYNLKQAIKDIVGFDHFLPTHQGRAAENVLFSVLVKEGDFVPGNSHFDTTKGHIEFRGAHAIDCTIDEASNTEAYHPFKGNVDTVKLNKFLSENAGKVPFVIVTLTNNTAGGQPVSMACLKETNRVARKYGKMIVFDSARFAENAYFIKIREKGYENKTIKEIALEMFSYADAMTMSSKKDAIVNMGGFIAMNDTELWRQCSKFNIMFEGYITYGGMSGRDMNALAVGLDEGTEFNYLETRIKQVEYLGNRLKEFGVPFQTPSGGHAIFVDANKVLPNIPKEQFRAQTLAIELYLEAGIRGVEIGAILADRDPLTRENRYPDLEFLRLAIPRRVYTNSHIDVIAVALGNVFERRHQITKGVRILWEAPIMRHFTVELERT; encoded by the coding sequence ATGGAGTTACCATTTGCCGAATCGTATAAGATTAAGATGGTTGAACCTATCTATCGTAGCATCCGAGAAGAGCGTGAACAATGGATTAAGGAAGCAAAGTATAATCTATTCAACCTAAAAAGCAACCAAGTTTTTATTGACCTGCTTACCGACTCTGGAACTGGCGCAATGAGCGATCGTCAGTGGAGTGCCATGATGTTAGGTGACGAGAGCTACGCAGGCGCATCTTCCTACTACAACCTAAAGCAAGCAATAAAAGATATCGTTGGATTTGATCATTTTTTACCTACCCATCAAGGGCGTGCTGCTGAAAATGTTCTCTTTTCAGTTCTTGTTAAAGAGGGTGATTTTGTGCCAGGAAACTCCCATTTCGATACAACAAAAGGTCACATTGAGTTTCGTGGAGCACATGCCATAGATTGCACTATTGATGAGGCATCTAACACAGAAGCATATCACCCATTTAAAGGGAATGTCGATACTGTTAAACTCAATAAATTTCTTTCGGAGAATGCAGGTAAAGTGCCTTTTGTAATTGTAACCCTTACTAATAATACAGCAGGAGGACAACCTGTGTCGATGGCATGTTTAAAGGAAACCAATAGGGTTGCAAGGAAATATGGGAAAATGATAGTTTTCGACTCTGCTCGCTTTGCCGAAAATGCATATTTCATCAAAATTAGAGAAAAGGGCTACGAAAATAAAACAATAAAAGAGATAGCTCTTGAGATGTTTTCATATGCCGATGCCATGACCATGAGTAGCAAGAAAGATGCTATTGTAAACATGGGTGGTTTCATAGCAATGAACGATACTGAACTTTGGAGGCAGTGCTCCAAGTTCAATATTATGTTCGAGGGGTATATTACCTATGGTGGTATGAGTGGTCGTGATATGAATGCCCTTGCGGTTGGTCTTGATGAAGGTACTGAGTTCAATTATCTCGAAACTAGAATAAAACAGGTAGAATACCTTGGCAATCGCTTAAAAGAGTTTGGTGTCCCATTCCAAACACCTTCAGGAGGTCATGCTATATTTGTAGATGCAAATAAAGTTCTTCCCAACATTCCGAAAGAACAATTTAGAGCGCAAACACTTGCCATTGAGTTGTATCTTGAAGCAGGAATCCGTGGTGTGGAAATTGGGGCAATATTGGCTGATCGCGATCCTTTAACCCGTGAGAATCGTTACCCTGACCTTGAGTTTCTAAGACTAGCAATACCTCGAAGGGTTTATACAAATAGCCATATAGATGTTATTGCCGTTGCATTAGGAAACGTTTTTGAGCGTCGACATCAAATAACAAAAGGGGTAAGAATATTATGGGAAGCACCTATTATGCGCCATTTTACAGTTGAACTTGAAAGGACTTAA
- a CDS encoding UbiA family prenyltransferase, translating to MNNSNGKKLKNYLSLVKFSHTIFAMPFALIGFFLAYSLNPSNLSWNLLVLVLLCMVFARNSAMSFNRVVDRYIDEKNPRTSEREIPKGIISAKSAILFTILNSLAFIATTWFINRLVFFLSPVALSVILLYSFTKRWTILCHLVLGLGLSLAPIGAYLSVTGKFDLIPILYSLIVLFWVGGFDIIYSLQDEVFDKIESLKSIPAALGSKRALWVAAIFHVITALIVLFVGLKLNAGRWYWIGSSIFITLLIYQHSIVSPQNTKRVNIAFATTNGIASIIFALFNILNFLL from the coding sequence ATGAACAATTCGAATGGGAAAAAATTAAAAAATTACCTCTCCCTTGTTAAATTTAGTCACACAATATTTGCAATGCCTTTTGCCCTAATAGGTTTTTTTCTGGCATATAGTTTAAATCCATCCAACCTAAGTTGGAATCTTTTGGTTCTTGTTCTCCTTTGCATGGTTTTTGCCCGCAATTCAGCTATGAGTTTTAATCGTGTTGTTGATAGATATATTGATGAAAAGAACCCACGAACTTCGGAGAGAGAAATACCCAAAGGGATTATTTCTGCTAAATCAGCGATTCTATTTACTATTCTTAATTCTTTAGCATTTATTGCAACAACATGGTTCATTAACAGGCTAGTATTTTTCCTTTCACCTGTTGCTCTTTCTGTAATACTTCTATATAGCTTTACAAAACGTTGGACTATTCTTTGCCATTTAGTACTTGGTTTAGGACTTTCGTTGGCACCAATTGGAGCCTACCTGTCAGTAACGGGTAAATTCGATTTAATTCCAATACTTTACTCGTTAATAGTTCTATTCTGGGTTGGTGGCTTTGACATTATCTACTCCTTGCAGGATGAAGTATTTGATAAGATTGAATCGTTAAAGTCGATTCCAGCAGCACTTGGATCGAAAAGAGCCCTTTGGGTAGCAGCTATATTTCACGTAATTACAGCGTTAATTGTCTTATTCGTTGGTTTGAAATTAAATGCAGGTAGATGGTACTGGATAGGTTCCTCTATTTTTATTACTTTGCTTATCTACCAACACTCAATAGTTAGTCCCCAGAATACCAAAAGGGTGAATATTGCTTTTGCTACAACAAATGGTATAGCAAGCATAATCTTTGCGCTTTTCAATATTCTTAACTTTCTACTGTAG